ATTGGGGGAGTATGTCATCCACATGGGAAGATTATTGAACATTTTTTATTTTCTGCTACCCCATTGAAATTAGAAAGCAAAGTAATGCAGTGGGTTGGGCTGTGAGTCAGTAAACAAAAAGGTTAAGGAATTTTAACAAAGAGATATAATGTTAGTTTTATTTTTTGTCTTCTTCATTCCATTCCATTAAAGCCTTCTCAATAGATATCAATGTGAACATAGTAGTATTGAATATCTCGTCCGGGTGTTGTGGCAACCAGTTGATTTCGTCGAGAACGTCTCTTGGGAGCCTAACAAGGTCATTCTGGTCTTCTCCCATTTTCATGAAATATTCAGTATATCGTGAACCGTACCTGCTGTTATCACATGCAGTGATAGAAATATACTGAGTAAATGACCCATCATTCAATATATCTCTTGAATATCTATATTGAATTTCTTCAGCACAATCCGAGTAATCTTTATTCATTCTTCTGATGGTATCTGGAATCGATTCACCATCTTTTTGCAAAGCTTTCAGGTCTGAAAATACACTGTTAGAAAGTCTGAAAGTTTTGTATTGTTTCATACTCTACTCGTATAGTTAAGATGTATAAATAGACTACTACACAAGTATGGTATTTAGCCAATCTTCCCTCTTTTTATCCACCCCATTAACCTCAGACACTCCACTACTTTCCTAACCCTTAATTTCCGTTTCAACCACTTTTCAATGAGAAGTACAAACATAAGAAATATTATCTGCCTGTAACTGATAATTTTAAGGAAAAGTTGGGCACTCCCTGGTTAATTGGTTGGTATTATTCATGAATGCCCGTAAATTGCATTTCCCATCCTTTCTTTCCACGCGCCACGCTTCGCTTGATCCCGCCTGCGTACAGTAGATCAAAAAAATCATTAACCGCGCCGGGAAGTCTGACCCTTCGAATATCAACAAGGTAGCTGGATTCCATATTTATCTCTCGCTACTTACATCTAAAATGTAATTTCATAACTTTATCGTCTATACACGACAAAATAAGCAAATTTTATCGATTATACTAGATAAGTATATAAATAAGAAATTCCTGATTATTCTTTGTGGATACGAGGGAGAAACTGAAAAGTGCCATTATCGAGTGGCAGGGAAGAGTATTACCACCATTGCAGAAACGCAGGTATGAGGCAAACATAGATGCTCCGCATGTAAATGACATAGTGGGTGTGAGGAGATGCGGCAAAACATACTATATGTATCAACTGATATCGGAATTGGTTGAGGGTGGCGTGCCAAAGAGCAATATATTGTACCTGAATCTTGATGATGACCGCTTGCAGCCGTTAAATGGGGATGAACTGCAGCTGCTGGTAGAAACTTTCAGGGAAATTCAGGAGGTATCCGCAGGAGACCGTTTGTATCTTTTCCTTGATGAAATCCAGAACTTCCAGTCATGGGAACGGTGGGTTAAAGGCATCTACGATAGAAAACAGAATGTGAAAATGGTAATAAGCGGCTCGAATGCATCCCTGCTTTCACAGGAGATTTCCACCTTATTAACAGGCAGGCATCTGAGCACCAGGATGTTCCCTTTCAGTTTTGCGGAATTCCTGGATTATCATTCAATAACCTTTGATTTGAAAACACTCCCTTACTCGGAAGACAAGCCGGTTGTCAAGCGCAGATTCAACGAATACCTGGAAAAAGGAGGATTCCCCGAAACCATAGTATATCCGTCAGTGCAGCACCGGGAAACATTACAGTCATATTTTGACGACATCATCTACCGGGATATCATTTCAAGATACAGCATACGCAATCCCCTGATATTCAAGGACCTGGCGCTATTCTGCATATCGAATATTGCAAAACCGCATACCTACAACTCCCTAAGAAGGCTGTTTGCCAGTTATTCCTCCCTCAGCACGGATTCAATAATCAATTATATTGCATACTTAGAGGATGCATTCCTGCTTTTCAGCGTCAGCCATTACGATGAATCGCTAAAACAACAGATGAACAAACCCAGGAAATTATATTGTATCGATACAGGCATGATCAATGCCGTTTCCTTCAAACTGTCCTCCGATACCGGGAGATTATACGAGAACCTTGTTTTCATCCAGCTTTTACGCTCAGGAAGCGAGATCTACTACTGGCAGGATCAGAAGGGCATCGAGGTTGATTTTGTAACAAAGGAAGGACTTGAGCCCTCCCGATTGATACAGGTATGCTCGGATTTGTCCGACCCGAAAACAAAAGAACGCGAAGTGAATGGACTGCTTGCAGGGATGAAGAACTTCAAAATGAAAGAGGGGACTATCATCACATCGGACGTTTTTGACGAGGAGGGTGTTGATGGAAAGAAGATCAGGTATGTGCCTTTATGGTACTGGCTGCTTGAGGGGGATGGTGGGGAGAAGAGTGGTCATTAAGTGCCCGCAACGAAATAACCTAGGTAACGCATAATTATTTTGGGATTTAATAGAGGAGCTTGCTTGTGAAAATGGTTGAGTACAGTCTAAAAAGTTGCCTATGTTATTTCGCGGTGGATCCTAACTCAACAAGAGACTTCGATTTGACTGGATATCTTGAGCATGGTTCAATTACGAGACATAAACACTTGACGAAAATCGGTGTTAAATTCTACTCTTTTATTCTCTGGAAGCAGGTTAATGTTAACTTCCTATTCTTCTTACTACTCTCCTAAAAACCTCAAATCCCACTCCAAGACTCGATTGACTCAAAGCCGCGCCGAATTATAAAAATAGGGTTTTGAGGTTTCAGCCAGTGGTAGAGACAATTTTCCTTCAGGTTTTATCCCATGCGCTCCCTGTTTAATTAGTTTTTATTATTCCTGAATGCCCGTAAATTGCATCTCTCGTTCTTTCTTTTCACGCGTCACACCCCGCCCCGCTTGAACCCGCCTGCGTACAGTAGATAAAAATGAAATCATTATCCGCGCCGGGAAGTCTGACCCCGTAATATCAACTATGTAGCCGGGGACGACCAGAATTTTGGCTTCAGAATAATTCCTGCAGGTCAACAGGAAAGTGAAAGTATTCGATTGAGCCATTTAAAAGGCAAAAATAAAAAAATTGATTAATTCATTACGGGGCGTTTCATCCTCTCAGGAAGGAATTGAAAAAATGATTGGTTGATTGATTGGTTGATTGATTGATTGATTGATTGATTGATTGATTAATACTTTCAGTCCACTATATAACTTCACATAAAACAAGGTTGTTGGACATTCAATGTGGTACCCCACACTCCCGAATAATAACAGGACAAATTAACATATAAATACACTTATTTTCAGGGGAT
The Methanosarcina sp. WWM596 DNA segment above includes these coding regions:
- a CDS encoding ATP-binding protein, giving the protein MDTREKLKSAIIEWQGRVLPPLQKRRYEANIDAPHVNDIVGVRRCGKTYYMYQLISELVEGGVPKSNILYLNLDDDRLQPLNGDELQLLVETFREIQEVSAGDRLYLFLDEIQNFQSWERWVKGIYDRKQNVKMVISGSNASLLSQEISTLLTGRHLSTRMFPFSFAEFLDYHSITFDLKTLPYSEDKPVVKRRFNEYLEKGGFPETIVYPSVQHRETLQSYFDDIIYRDIISRYSIRNPLIFKDLALFCISNIAKPHTYNSLRRLFASYSSLSTDSIINYIAYLEDAFLLFSVSHYDESLKQQMNKPRKLYCIDTGMINAVSFKLSSDTGRLYENLVFIQLLRSGSEIYYWQDQKGIEVDFVTKEGLEPSRLIQVCSDLSDPKTKEREVNGLLAGMKNFKMKEGTIITSDVFDEEGVDGKKIRYVPLWYWLLEGDGGEKSGH